From Campylobacter lari, one genomic window encodes:
- a CDS encoding HAD-IIIC family phosphatase, whose protein sequence is MNLFSPNLKRNDLIKLSKENHHKKITINVFRNHSFEVISSILNAFLAFSKLKAEFNISSYDDSLSYDNFQKADLNIIFIDLNNYKKNVDDFIKEKIQELSSISNAPIITLLLGDTSLKEYSICKILKPFLDENLIIDDSNFEINASRLSNKACVKLAQFLGLKILPSLLQPTLKAIIIDLDNTLYQGILGEDGIENLTLSSNHKALQSELLNLKNQGFLLAIASKNEEEDVKKLFSQRKDFLLQLDDFSMIKANWKSKDENIKEIVNFFNIAFDSVLFIDDNIAEIENVSHLYINTLLADENSAYSLKLYPRLLKTSFSKEDELRSADIKANLQRQELGKLSPKEYFEKLQICLKFHINHADELERISQLLNKTNQFISNYLRLSLKECEEFMQKHAILTISMSDKLSDSGIIAIFLAYKDETNLIIKDLCISCRALGRKLEKIMLYKAIELLHVHFNTKECILYFQKGERNMPFLEFLYSLNANIKENFTLIQKEIINYEGLIIES, encoded by the coding sequence ATGAATCTTTTTTCACCAAATTTAAAAAGAAATGATCTCATAAAACTTAGTAAGGAAAATCATCATAAAAAAATTACTATTAATGTTTTTAGAAATCACTCTTTTGAAGTCATTTCAAGCATACTAAATGCATTTTTAGCCTTTAGTAAATTAAAGGCTGAATTTAACATAAGCTCTTATGATGATAGTTTAAGTTATGATAATTTTCAAAAAGCAGATTTAAACATCATATTTATAGATTTAAACAATTATAAAAAAAATGTAGATGATTTTATCAAAGAAAAAATACAAGAGCTATCAAGTATTAGCAACGCTCCTATCATCACACTTTTACTTGGCGATACAAGCTTAAAAGAATATAGTATTTGCAAAATACTAAAGCCCTTTTTAGATGAAAATCTCATCATAGATGATAGTAATTTTGAAATAAATGCAAGCAGACTTAGTAATAAAGCTTGTGTAAAATTAGCCCAATTTCTAGGACTAAAAATCCTACCTAGCCTTTTACAACCAACTTTAAAAGCAATCATCATAGATCTTGATAATACCTTATACCAAGGAATTTTAGGCGAAGATGGCATTGAAAATCTTACTTTATCTAGCAATCATAAAGCCTTGCAAAGTGAGCTTTTAAATTTAAAAAATCAAGGTTTTTTACTCGCCATTGCTTCAAAAAATGAAGAAGAAGATGTAAAAAAACTTTTTTCACAAAGAAAAGACTTTTTATTACAACTTGATGATTTTAGTATGATCAAGGCTAATTGGAAAAGTAAAGACGAAAATATTAAAGAAATTGTAAATTTTTTTAATATAGCTTTTGATAGTGTGCTATTTATTGATGATAATATAGCCGAAATTGAAAATGTATCACACCTTTATATTAACACCTTACTAGCTGATGAAAATAGTGCTTATAGTTTAAAGCTCTATCCTAGACTTTTAAAAACAAGCTTTAGTAAAGAAGATGAGTTAAGAAGTGCTGATATTAAAGCAAATTTACAAAGACAAGAGCTTGGCAAGCTTAGCCCTAAAGAGTATTTTGAAAAATTACAAATTTGTTTGAAATTTCATATCAACCACGCAGATGAACTTGAAAGAATTTCACAACTACTTAATAAAACTAATCAATTTATATCAAATTACTTAAGATTAAGCTTAAAAGAGTGTGAAGAATTTATGCAAAAACATGCTATTTTGACTATAAGCATGAGTGATAAATTAAGTGATAGTGGCATTATAGCAATTTTTTTAGCTTATAAAGATGAAACAAATTTAATCATAAAAGATCTTTGCATAAGTTGCAGAGCCTTAGGAAGAAAGCTTGAAAAAATTATGCTATATAAGGCTATAGAGTTATTACATGTGCATTTTAATACAAAAGAATGTATTTTATACTTTCAAAAGGGCGAAAGAAATATGCCATTTTTAG
- a CDS encoding MaoC/PaaZ C-terminal domain-containing protein has product MHKVDQRYLEIFSYTSGDFNPIHLDEEFAKNSYFNGQIVYGIYQLFLTIEFFLKKERKHTIKIKIIKSNFINPLFKNQKFKIIKKYQKNNVLKYEIIDKNQIFSKIEFEIENETKIESIFLKHIKFKKNKPNNIKLLQNKNYGEELDYNKELFKKLFPLCSAYLNSRNIAVLIASTRLIGMKIPGLDSIYSSLNLDFSECDTNNKLLFNFKKHHNIECYMINILSPCKGSIKAFIRPQLIKNTTYSSLKVKYSNLQKTNFFTNQKALIIGASSGFGNVCAKLLALGGATIIATYNSNHPSETIPNCTFIPLDILNVNKNFIDTIKKFNPTHIYYFATPKISSQNSQFNKKMLYNFMQYYIFALDKILKYINPILIFTSSSSSFVDDLPLDMKEYSMAKAAMEVFIKYIEKTKNIQVIMPRFPRAKTNQTLSLIPQDLKEVDELLYPELLKIRS; this is encoded by the coding sequence ATGCATAAAGTCGACCAAAGATATTTAGAAATTTTTTCATATACTAGTGGAGATTTTAACCCTATACATCTTGATGAAGAATTTGCAAAAAATTCGTATTTTAATGGTCAAATTGTATATGGAATATACCAATTATTCCTAACTATAGAATTTTTTTTAAAAAAAGAACGCAAACATACAATTAAAATAAAAATAATTAAATCAAATTTTATAAATCCACTTTTTAAAAATCAAAAATTTAAAATTATCAAAAAATACCAAAAAAACAATGTGTTAAAATACGAAATCATTGATAAAAATCAAATTTTCTCAAAAATAGAATTTGAGATTGAAAATGAAACTAAAATAGAAAGTATTTTTTTAAAACATATAAAATTTAAAAAAAATAAACCAAATAATATCAAGTTACTACAAAATAAAAATTATGGCGAGGAATTAGATTACAACAAAGAACTTTTCAAGAAACTTTTTCCGCTGTGCTCTGCGTATTTAAATTCTAGAAATATAGCTGTTTTAATAGCTAGCACGCGCTTAATTGGAATGAAAATTCCAGGTTTAGATAGTATTTATTCTAGTTTAAATTTAGACTTTTCAGAATGTGACACAAATAACAAACTATTATTTAATTTCAAAAAACATCACAACATAGAATGTTACATGATAAACATTTTAAGTCCCTGCAAAGGAAGCATTAAAGCATTTATCAGACCTCAATTAATAAAAAACACAACTTATTCGTCATTAAAAGTCAAATATTCTAATTTGCAAAAAACAAATTTTTTCACAAATCAAAAAGCTTTAATTATAGGTGCAAGTAGTGGTTTTGGAAATGTATGCGCCAAATTATTAGCTCTTGGAGGCGCTACTATTATAGCTACCTATAATTCAAACCATCCAAGCGAAACAATTCCAAATTGCACTTTTATACCACTTGATATTTTAAATGTTAACAAAAATTTTATAGACACTATTAAAAAATTCAATCCTACTCATATATATTATTTTGCTACACCTAAAATTTCTTCTCAAAATAGTCAATTTAATAAAAAAATGTTATATAATTTTATGCAATATTATATTTTTGCATTAGATAAAATCTTAAAATATATTAATCCAATTTTAATTTTTACTTCTTCTTCTTCTTCTTTTGTTGATGATTTACCTTTAGATATGAAAGAATACAGTATGGCAAAAGCTGCAATGGAAGTGTTTATAAAATACATTGAAAAAACTAAAAACATACAAGTCATAATGCCAAGATTTCCAAGAGCAAAAACAAATCAAACTTTAAGTTTGATACCTCAAGATTTAAAAGAAGTGGATGAGCTTTTATATCCTGAATTGCTTAAAATAAGGAGCTAA